The Malus sylvestris chromosome 14, drMalSylv7.2, whole genome shotgun sequence genome segment TACCACTTCCTCTGGTGGGTCTACAAATCTCTTTTCACAAGAGCTTATGCTACTGTTACATACATACAGCTGTATCTATCTTTTCTTTAAATTGTCGAAGGTTTTTTATTTCACCGCTCTTAGGATTCATGGAGGCCTTATACTTTTGAGTAGTTAAAGTCGTGCCCATAACCTTGCTTTGATAGGGTTTTGATCCCGCCCTTCTCATTATCTTGCCATTGATCAAACCTAGTTTCGTGTGTTAATTCTGTTGAGTGCTAGTTTAGTGTTTAAACCTCACATCAAGGACAATAAGATGTTTCGGTATCTGTCATTCACTTTGTTCCTTTTCTTCCAGGTAAATGGGGGTGGCTGACTTGATGCGAAAATGACCAAAAGATGAGGATGATATTTCTAATGAACAGTTAATCTCTATTCGTTTTTTTTCAGAACGGTCTAAAACGAATTCTGTGCTCACATTTTACTGCAATCTTCTTGTTTTGCAGGTCACTTCTTGTTTTTCATTGTCACAGGCGCGCAGGCAAAACAAGCAGACGAGGACTGcatttgaagaagaaagaagcaTCGCGCTATGATGCCTCCTACAAGTAGCATTACTTAGGTGTTTCTTGTTTGCTGAAATTGATGTAACAAGTTTGAAAATATGACCAAATGGTAAATTTGCAGTTCTGTTCTTTCAGTACACTTTCTTTTCATGTTGGTAATTGAGTTTGACAACTACAAATATCATGGGAATGAAAATAACTTGCTAGAATCCGAAGGTTACTACATGTTAAAAATATTAACCAGACCATATTACTACATGTCAAATATCATGGGAATGTACAAATATCGATTACATCTTCTTTAAGATGATCACATATTACTGCAACACACAAACAATAAGTGCAATTTTGGTATGGCTATGTATTAAGAGTAGTTCTTTCACTGAAGAACCTATGAATGACGTTCGGAAATGCCTAACCTAGTAGAGTACATAATTTTATTGGGGGCACATACTTGAAAGAATTGATTTGCCTGCAAAGACTAGCTTGTAGGTTAAAAATGGTAAAACGCAAAGAATTGCATTGATTATATGGATATGACCTCATCACCCCAGCACAGATGAGGCATAAAAAAGAGGATCCCAACTGCCATTAGCTCCTCCCCAATTGCTACTGTCACAGTGCAAAAACTGCTGCTGATCTGAACAccaagcaccaccaccaccaccattaccaTCAATCTGTGACAGATGCTGCGTGCCCGCCGCCATCACTTTAGCATCGCCAATGCTTGCAATTGGCAACGGAGGCTCCATAACGCATTGTTCTGGTACATACGGCATGTTGTTATTCGACCACGTGGACCAATTAGGCACTTGCTCATATGCTGCTTGACTCTCATTGGTCCACACCATGTTTGGGTTTGATGGTGTTGGACAAGGGTGAACCTGATGCTGCCACTGATTTTCTAAAACAATTGGGTCCTCCTTGTGCGGGTTCATGAATCCCGCCACCGCACCACGTAGACTAACTGACTCCGGTTTCGTCCCACTAGTTCCTTGTGGTGGTTGTGGGAGTACGCCAGTTATTCCCTTACCATCCTGCAACTTTGCTTTAAGTGCACCCAGCAACCCATCAGCTTCCACCACATTCCCACACACCGCCTCAAACGAAAAGGGCTCCACAATTTCCTCCACGCCCCCGGACCCAGCACTCTGTGGTAGCTCAAAATTGGTTCGGGCGTTGGCACCGCGGAGCGCTCGAGCAGCACCATCATATGCCCGAGCGGCATCCTCCGCAGTGTCGAATGTCCCGAGCCAGAGCCTCACTTTCTGTAGAGAGTCCTTGATCTCCGCGACCCATCTCCCGGACGGCCTCTGCCGGACTCCCACGAACCGGTGGTGGCCTCTCGtcgacttcttcttcctcccccgAACGCCGTCGTTTTGTTCCCGCAAAGCCATTTATAAAACCGTCGTCGtttttcttcaatctctgatTGAAACCGTCCGAGAACGGATTGCTCGTGGATTTATAATCATGGGTAAGCTGAAGAATCCGGGAGTCGAAGAAGCCGACAGATAACAAGGTGACAAAAACGTCGCCGTCCCAGTCCTGCAGGCTTCAATTGTTTTTAACGACGGAGGATTGAAATGACTGGAGAAATGGTCAGcaataatttttttaccatttttttttgtaattttggttgCATCATTGCATACGATATGTCGGTCCGAAGAGAGTATGAAAGGGCGGGAAATACCCAGAATACCAGACGGTAACACTTCGATTTTGTGACCCGGCGCTGTAATTTTCGAtaattgtttgtttggtttaaACGCTGtaaaaaatgttgaaaatttgaaatcattgAATTTACCGTTTAAATTGTAACATGTTTATGTTTTTCACTAGTCGGGATTTGAACTTAAACACAAAGAGAACAGTTGCAAAGAAATATTTTAATCACCGAGATGATCCACTACTAGTACGATTAGTATATTTTGAATGTCTTAATAATTAGGGTGATTACGATTAGGGTGATTGCGAAGTTACCAAAAGTTAATGGAAAACACTCTAGAGAGAGAATTTAGCAGGGGTATTTGGAAAATTTCGATTCATATTTTTTATGATTGAGTGCGATGCTAATGATATTTAGTCTTACTACTCCAAATTTAATAACACTAGAAATTCATTGTATTTGATTGCTTATACAATGTCATGGTGTCATTGTCGTaataagttttgttttgttggctATGGCCAGCTCTAATATAAGAAATATGAAATTATCCTAGTAAAGATAAATGAGTTTCATCCTAGGTTTCAAtttcaatgaatgaatttgtCAAGATaggaattttcttttttttcttgttttttaatttgatgGTAGCGTGTGGTGGCAATATTTATGGAAACAATAGTAAATGAATTCAATCAAGAAAAGAGTACAAAATTGTGGAAAAATCCGACTTAAGTTTGGTTATAATCTTCAAACATGGAAATCAAGAATAAATCTTGGAGGAGAGTCCATCCAAACGCAAGGAGACTCGACTGTGAGGGTGTAACGGGCAAGGAGTGTGCTAACTCGTGAGCTTGGTGGTGAACATGGGTATAACTGACCTCAATGATCAAAGGAATCAATGATTTCATGTTCTTCACAATTTATTCAATGAGGGACGAATTGGTAAGAAGATCATTCACAGCTCCAATAATTTGAAGCGAATCACTCTCAACCTAAAGTTTTTGAAAATCCCCATCTATCGCCCAAACTAAGCTTGCACGAAACGCCAAAGCTTCCACTCGCAAAGGGGAGAAAACATTCTTGAAACTCTTGTAAATTTTGTCACGCCCCAATCCGAGATTAAGTCTGAATTTGGGATTAAGACGTGATTCACACTTTAACTAAATTAGCTAATCAAAAGTAATTAAAATGTGTAgacagaaataaaaattaatagttATATATAGAAAGTCAATGTAAACATTgtgaagccaaaaataatcacaaggtgacatgtggatttttggataaaagaggacaaaaatactctTGAGGCATATCAAGATTCATACACGCGAGCAGCGagcaatcatccctcaaccaagtcaaaaatgcccaaaataggtaacaaattcaaaattattttattcatcctcatcatatattctccacaaggtaattatttcataacccccaaaacattCCATttaaaattatgttaattggtcaattaatagatttattacctaattaatctattaattgccaattaaactacaaaatacactcaaaaacaccccaaagggccggccaccttcTCTCCAAAGGGGACCGGACATACCCTATATATACTAccctattttctctaaaaacctaggttccacactcttgcaaaactccaaaaaactctctaaacacttttctctaaattctaactttagcatTGGAGGTTCTTCTG includes the following:
- the LOC126598767 gene encoding APETALA2-like protein 3; protein product: MALREQNDGVRGRKKKSTRGHHRFVGVRQRPSGRWVAEIKDSLQKVRLWLGTFDTAEDAARAYDGAARALRGANARTNFELPQSAGSGGVEEIVEPFSFEAVCGNVVEADGLLGALKAKLQDGKGITGVLPQPPQGTSGTKPESVSLRGAVAGFMNPHKEDPIVLENQWQHQVHPCPTPSNPNMVWTNESQAAYEQVPNWSTWSNNNMPYVPEQCVMEPPLPIASIGDAKVMAAGTQHLSQIDGNGGGGGAWCSDQQQFLHCDSSNWGGANGSWDPLFYASSVLG